One window of the Runella slithyformis DSM 19594 genome contains the following:
- a CDS encoding serine hydrolase, protein MAQLFAQNTHPIFQEVIRHPEQYRLQIIYTRIDRDKNNRLSFTNFYFNVDSTFYFNPASTVKLPLALLSLEKINELKIRGVSKCTAMQFDSAFSGQSKEWKDETSPNGFPSMAHFIKKAFLVSDNDAYNRMYEFVGQQAINRTLHAKGYPDTRITHRFVRMTPDENRHTNPVRFLKDDGSLLYAQPAAYNRDAFDFRRIAKVGKGYLSKDSLINAPFDFTTRNKLPLEAFHRILRSVMFPQSVPVKQRFDLTKEDYLFLYQYLSQFPGETNHPKYDGTQYYDTYVKFFFQDSTHHQLPEGVRVFNKVGWAYGFLTDASYVADFKNKVEYMLSATVYVNSDGILNDDKYEYESVGHPFLYQLGQTIYQHELTRKRKNAPDLSAFQLPYEKRLNDNRPTVKDVDN, encoded by the coding sequence TTGGCTCAATTGTTCGCACAAAATACCCATCCGATTTTTCAGGAGGTAATCAGACATCCGGAACAGTATCGCCTTCAGATCATCTATACGCGGATAGACCGCGATAAAAATAATCGGCTGTCGTTTACGAATTTCTATTTCAACGTCGACAGTACATTTTATTTCAACCCCGCATCTACCGTCAAACTGCCTTTGGCGCTGTTATCGTTGGAAAAAATCAATGAGCTGAAGATCAGGGGTGTTTCCAAGTGCACTGCTATGCAGTTTGATTCGGCCTTCAGCGGTCAAAGCAAGGAGTGGAAAGATGAAACTTCGCCCAATGGGTTTCCGTCGATGGCACATTTTATCAAAAAAGCTTTTTTGGTCAGTGATAATGACGCTTACAATCGCATGTATGAATTTGTGGGTCAGCAGGCCATCAACCGGACCTTACACGCCAAAGGCTATCCCGACACGCGCATCACGCACCGTTTTGTACGCATGACGCCCGACGAGAATCGTCATACCAATCCCGTGCGCTTCCTCAAAGACGACGGCTCCCTGCTCTATGCGCAGCCCGCCGCCTATAACCGAGATGCGTTCGACTTTCGCCGTATCGCAAAAGTGGGGAAAGGCTACCTGAGTAAAGATAGTCTCATCAACGCGCCATTTGATTTTACCACCCGAAACAAGCTCCCGCTTGAAGCTTTTCACCGGATACTGCGCTCGGTCATGTTTCCGCAGTCGGTGCCGGTCAAACAGCGCTTTGACCTGACCAAAGAAGACTATCTGTTTCTGTATCAATACCTTTCGCAGTTTCCGGGAGAGACCAATCATCCCAAATACGACGGCACGCAGTATTACGACACATACGTGAAATTCTTCTTTCAGGACAGTACCCATCACCAACTGCCGGAGGGAGTGCGCGTCTTTAATAAAGTGGGCTGGGCGTATGGATTTCTGACGGATGCATCTTACGTGGCTGATTTTAAAAACAAAGTGGAATACATGCTTTCAGCGACGGTGTACGTCAACAGCGACGGAATCCTGAACGATGATAAATACGAGTATGAAAGCGTCGGACACCCTTTTTTATATCAGTTGGGGCAAACGATCTATCAACACGAACTGACTCGTAAAAGAAAAAACGCCCCCGATTTGAGTGCGTTTCAGCTTCCCTACGAAAAGCGCCTGAATGACAACCGACCGACGGTCAAAGATGTTGATAATTAG
- a CDS encoding LytR/AlgR family response regulator transcription factor — protein MKAIIIDDEPDCVKLLALQLKMYCPQVEVIGEYTGSEEGLNAIRGTAPDVVFLDIEMPKMNGFQLLEMVGDLSFAVVFVTAYDKFAVKAFKFSAIDYLLKPTDAKDLIAAVQKVERSRRMDSRQLALLKQHLSPAKPFPEKIALPHHDGIIFVELKNVLYCEADNNYTWFFLANGQKHLVSKTLRDIQDTLEERNFLRVSRQHLINLDHIAKFMKGEGSYVIMTDGQSITVARSQKEKLVERFGWL, from the coding sequence ATGAAAGCGATTATCATAGATGACGAACCCGACTGCGTAAAGTTATTGGCCTTACAGCTGAAAATGTATTGTCCTCAGGTAGAGGTCATTGGTGAATACACGGGAAGTGAAGAAGGACTTAATGCCATTCGAGGCACTGCCCCGGACGTGGTATTTTTGGACATTGAAATGCCTAAAATGAACGGTTTTCAGTTGTTGGAAATGGTGGGCGATTTGAGCTTTGCCGTCGTTTTTGTCACGGCATACGACAAATTTGCGGTAAAAGCCTTCAAGTTCAGTGCCATTGATTACCTGCTCAAACCCACTGATGCCAAAGACCTGATCGCCGCAGTGCAAAAAGTGGAACGCAGTCGTCGAATGGACAGCCGCCAACTGGCATTACTGAAACAGCACCTGAGTCCTGCCAAACCATTTCCGGAAAAAATCGCCTTGCCTCATCACGACGGGATAATTTTTGTGGAATTGAAGAATGTGCTTTATTGCGAAGCAGACAATAACTATACGTGGTTTTTTCTGGCCAACGGCCAAAAACATTTGGTCTCCAAAACCTTGCGTGACATTCAGGACACCCTGGAAGAACGCAATTTTTTGCGGGTAAGCCGTCAGCACCTCATTAACCTTGATCATATTGCTAAGTTTATGAAAGGAGAAGGGAGTTATGTCATCATGACCGACGGTCAGAGTATCACCGTAGCTCGCAGTCAGAAAGAAAAGTTGGTGGAGCGGTTCGGATGGTTATGA
- a CDS encoding sensor histidine kinase — MYSLVKDTFPFFRFLRIFLLLFYLSLCPVARAQTPFIIHGTPDWSEGKDISANVFFYEDKARTELTLKQVQRQATLRPYAEKRNERTTHSDVTVIRTWLTFTIENTHPTDSAKMVFLMGAHAKGFLYQDEKLVFEGGLRFTPKGYVPHVNFLDFSVPPQSTHRYWLQVVDYEVSPMPILAQLHTRHTAIRFFAINEGHYKLLLLLMGILVGCLLFMTLYSLYHFWLTRDQIFGYYTLYAASAMAVAWLGAEGRFQLFYLTSLFKFDSSAEKGFDVISFNFVVPVFYILFVSKIAEIPKSFPRIWLVLKVFVVILICQQLLSMYQTYTREYFYSNVYYLNKNTVALAGTCLLLYAAIRSKSVIKAYLIAGILCFILLVFAPLYLNFFTPTLSRRPDIEAVVNLTMFWVFLGLALESMFFAFALGYRNRLVEVEKNQMQVRYAEQLERQLEFRTKEVKAQSKILEEQHIRQLESNFEQKIAETEMTALRAQMNPHFIFNCLNSIKLYTLENDALTASEYLTKFSRLIRLVLENSRSEKVTLENELNTLELYIEMEAMRFKNKVKYHITIDEMIDPQYIEIPPLLLQPYVENAIWHGLMHKEEGGTVTIAAEIQHNASLLRVIITDDGVGRAASNEFKSKSATKNKSFGLKMTSERIELINQLYKAKTQVKIEDLVNEDGSAAGTRVTVKIPI; from the coding sequence ATGTACTCTTTGGTTAAGGATACATTTCCCTTTTTTCGGTTCCTGAGGATATTCCTTCTCCTCTTTTATCTCTCTTTATGCCCTGTTGCCCGGGCCCAAACTCCCTTCATCATTCATGGTACGCCCGATTGGAGCGAAGGGAAAGACATTAGCGCAAACGTATTTTTTTACGAAGATAAAGCCCGTACCGAACTGACATTAAAGCAGGTGCAGCGGCAGGCGACCCTGCGCCCCTACGCTGAAAAGCGCAACGAACGCACGACCCACTCGGATGTAACGGTCATACGAACCTGGCTAACATTTACCATCGAAAATACGCATCCTACGGACAGCGCCAAGATGGTGTTTTTAATGGGTGCACACGCTAAGGGCTTTCTGTATCAGGACGAGAAATTGGTTTTTGAGGGCGGCCTCCGGTTTACGCCCAAGGGATACGTTCCTCACGTCAATTTTCTGGATTTTTCAGTACCTCCTCAAAGTACACACAGGTATTGGCTGCAAGTGGTAGACTATGAGGTAAGTCCTATGCCCATTTTGGCTCAGCTGCATACGCGTCATACGGCTATACGATTCTTTGCTATAAACGAAGGTCATTACAAATTACTGTTGCTCCTGATGGGTATTTTGGTTGGATGTTTACTGTTTATGACCCTGTACTCCCTGTATCATTTTTGGTTGACCCGTGATCAGATTTTCGGCTATTATACTCTTTATGCCGCTTCGGCAATGGCCGTAGCCTGGCTGGGGGCTGAGGGGCGGTTTCAATTATTTTATCTGACAAGCCTGTTCAAATTTGACAGTTCTGCTGAAAAAGGCTTTGATGTGATCAGTTTTAATTTTGTTGTCCCTGTTTTCTACATCTTATTTGTCTCAAAAATTGCGGAAATCCCTAAAAGCTTTCCGCGTATATGGCTGGTTTTAAAGGTATTTGTCGTAATTCTGATCTGCCAGCAACTGCTTTCCATGTACCAAACCTATACGCGTGAATATTTTTATTCAAATGTGTATTACCTGAATAAAAATACGGTGGCACTGGCGGGGACCTGCCTCCTTTTATATGCTGCCATCAGAAGTAAAAGTGTCATAAAAGCGTATTTGATTGCGGGTATTTTATGTTTTATATTGTTGGTATTTGCTCCGTTGTACCTTAATTTTTTTACCCCCACATTGAGTCGCCGTCCTGATATTGAAGCGGTTGTGAACCTGACCATGTTTTGGGTATTTTTGGGTCTGGCACTCGAATCCATGTTCTTTGCGTTTGCGTTGGGCTATCGCAACCGTTTGGTGGAAGTGGAGAAAAATCAAATGCAGGTCCGCTATGCGGAACAATTGGAACGTCAACTTGAGTTTCGAACCAAAGAAGTAAAGGCTCAAAGCAAAATTTTGGAAGAACAGCACATTCGACAGCTGGAGAGTAATTTTGAACAAAAAATTGCCGAAACCGAGATGACGGCCCTGCGGGCACAGATGAATCCGCACTTTATTTTTAATTGTCTGAATTCCATAAAATTATACACCCTGGAAAACGACGCCCTCACGGCGTCCGAATATTTAACGAAGTTTTCACGATTGATTCGATTGGTGTTGGAAAACTCACGCTCCGAAAAAGTCACTCTCGAAAATGAATTAAATACGTTGGAACTTTACATCGAAATGGAAGCGATGCGGTTTAAGAACAAAGTAAAATATCACATTACCATCGATGAAATGATCGACCCTCAGTACATTGAAATACCGCCGCTGCTCCTCCAACCCTACGTCGAGAATGCGATTTGGCACGGATTGATGCACAAAGAAGAAGGCGGGACAGTCACCATAGCCGCCGAAATTCAACATAATGCTTCACTGCTTCGGGTGATCATCACGGATGACGGCGTTGGGCGTGCCGCTTCCAATGAATTCAAAAGTAAATCAGCCACAAAAAATAAATCATTCGGCCTGAAAATGACTTCCGAGCGCATTGAACTCATCAATCAATTGTACAAAGCAAAAACTCAGGTAAAAATAGAAGATTTAGTGAATGAGGATGGCAGCGCGGCCGGTACACGCGTGACTGTAAAGATACCTATCTAA
- a CDS encoding cupin domain-containing protein, whose product MERRDFMNVGLLAAIGTAITTLEALASTPSGDPLKPFYLPPAAPLQPGPGGLDIRTWVRSTQTNNQFSCVEAAVAPKYMGPPPHIHKELDEICYVLEGTASVLVGDKVYEVEAGGFHLRPRGVVHTFWNATDQPLRFMDLYFNQNFEDYLEELFHKIYADMAKQKLTPMDAGIGKRMADLDKRFGITMFPEQRQAIMDKYGLR is encoded by the coding sequence ATGGAACGCAGAGATTTTATGAATGTCGGTTTATTGGCTGCTATCGGCACCGCAATTACGACACTCGAAGCACTTGCTTCTACTCCCTCAGGTGACCCTCTCAAACCTTTCTATTTACCGCCTGCCGCTCCGTTGCAGCCCGGTCCGGGCGGCCTGGATATTCGTACGTGGGTACGCTCGACCCAAACCAACAATCAGTTCTCCTGCGTGGAGGCCGCCGTGGCTCCCAAGTACATGGGGCCGCCGCCGCATATCCATAAGGAATTGGATGAAATATGTTACGTATTGGAAGGGACAGCCTCAGTACTGGTAGGCGATAAAGTATATGAAGTGGAAGCGGGCGGTTTTCACCTGCGCCCTCGGGGGGTAGTGCACACGTTTTGGAATGCCACCGATCAACCACTGCGATTTATGGATCTGTATTTCAATCAAAACTTTGAAGACTACCTGGAAGAACTGTTCCATAAAATCTACGCGGACATGGCCAAACAAAAACTCACTCCCATGGATGCGGGCATTGGCAAACGTATGGCTGACCTGGATAAGCGTTTTGGCATTACGATGTTTCCCGAACAACGGCAGGCCATTATGGATAAATACGGTTTGAGGTAA
- a CDS encoding acyltransferase, which yields MKPSTPYLSNLTPLRGIAALLTVMFHVDLMLGGGGNVLVKFKDSLLFNRLYLMVDFFFVLSGFIMCHVYGKRFSDNDGVWVLR from the coding sequence ATGAAACCCTCAACCCCTTACCTCTCCAATCTCACGCCTTTGCGCGGCATCGCCGCCCTGCTGACCGTCATGTTTCACGTCGATCTGATGCTCGGCGGAGGCGGTAATGTACTCGTAAAATTCAAGGACTCTTTGCTGTTTAACCGCCTGTACCTTATGGTGGATTTCTTTTTTGTACTGAGCGGTTTTATCATGTGCCATGTATACGGTAAACGGTTCAGCGATAATGATGGTGTATGGGTATTACGTTGA
- a CDS encoding ChbG/HpnK family deacetylase: protein MGNLKWRPLTNAPTLTDADGYFPQFIWENKNLKNSTYLLQKSISLAEAEREFRAQIELVKKYLPWVSHLSAHMGCTNANADIKALVDRLAAEYKLPIQMPQGIVRVQGFSGSSKSPERKEQDLIALLKNLTPGTHFLVEHPGYDSGDMKGAGHEGYENVAYDREGVTRAFTSAAVKKVIAERNIRLMSIKEALEPTK, encoded by the coding sequence ATAGGAAACCTCAAATGGCGTCCCCTCACCAACGCCCCTACCCTCACCGACGCCGACGGATACTTCCCGCAGTTTATTTGGGAGAACAAAAACCTGAAAAACAGTACATATTTACTTCAAAAGTCCATCAGCCTTGCGGAGGCAGAGCGTGAATTTCGGGCGCAGATCGAGTTGGTCAAAAAGTACCTGCCGTGGGTAAGCCATCTTTCAGCCCATATGGGCTGCACCAATGCCAATGCTGACATAAAAGCCCTGGTCGATCGACTTGCGGCCGAGTACAAATTGCCCATTCAGATGCCGCAGGGAATAGTGAGAGTTCAGGGATTCAGCGGTTCTTCCAAATCACCGGAACGGAAAGAACAGGACTTGATCGCCCTTTTGAAGAACCTTACGCCCGGCACCCATTTTTTGGTGGAACATCCCGGCTACGATAGCGGCGACATGAAAGGTGCAGGCCACGAAGGCTATGAAAACGTAGCGTACGACCGCGAAGGTGTCACGCGGGCGTTTACAAGTGCTGCCGTAAAAAAAGTGATTGCCGAACGAAATATCCGGCTGATGAGCATTAAAGAAGCACTGGAACCGACGAAATAA
- a CDS encoding ChbG/HpnK family deacetylase, with the protein MRTLLPLLFLCGRLTFAQNPAEIRLIVRSDDIGFCHTANEACMKVYTDGISRSVEIPAIVPWFMKAVKMLKARPEYDVGVHLCLTAE; encoded by the coding sequence ATGAGAACACTGCTTCCCTTATTGTTTCTGTGTGGCCGATTAACCTTTGCACAGAACCCTGCGGAGATCCGCCTCATCGTCCGCTCCGACGACATCGGTTTTTGCCATACCGCCAATGAAGCCTGTATGAAGGTCTATACCGACGGCATCAGTCGTTCGGTGGAGATCCCGGCTATCGTCCCATGGTTTATGAAGGCCGTTAAAATGCTCAAAGCCCGGCCCGAATATGACGTGGGCGTACACCTTTGCTTAACTGCTGAATAG
- a CDS encoding SusC/RagA family TonB-linked outer membrane protein: MKKMLLVSLLLVGWLGVAYAQERKVTGKVTASEDGSPLPGVSVLLKGTSQGTTTNGEGSYALSIPSGGGTLIFSFVGMASQEVAVGTLTTVDIKMQSDTKLLSEVVVTGSGIATNKAKLGISVESVSAKTFSPTPTGSVDQALIGRIPGAQITSGDGTPGAQVNILLRGINSVNRGTTPMILIDGVQMAATDLNAIDLNSIERVEVVQGAASASIYGAQGANGVIQLFTKKGKNGALAIDFSTGITNNTYLNVGGVAKSQFHGYNTDAGNNVIGSSGKPIFIDPETGAYNENLIWNSTDPTNKTDKPYNANLKYHDHFAEFFVPSNTYNNSVSISGGKEKFDFSVSASNNHQNANFINNGYNDRSNLTSNIGVELLKGLKFRSTTQLVYTKNTVNGNQGLVYPIFNSRAFADYNATTPDGSPVVYLGDAVGVNGNNPVYTQHYQKQNDVKVDIVQNFNLNYNLNKFVELDAKYGLNHRKEDFKRIVQNQSENLNSNATEHWVGSDISPDNTGGIDRYTYGTTFQNFLATAFIRTDFKEDFHLNIPIRTSTQVSFDYRNNKYSVYSAAAAQLPTYTPFTSTQGSSFKVTNDYVEPFITYGYLVNQRIELGDVLGVTGGFRSDYSSAFGGGSKPFTFPRGDAYVRLSEINFWKNSAIANAIPEFKLRAAYGAAGIQPKPFDRYVTLSTKVLGNSNAFYFDPNQNNPGLNVEVSKELEIGTDMTFNPGRNGDWLNDVRLSGTYWKRTTDNAIWNVDAAPSSGSGTLKTNAFSLGSHGIQAGLNLSVYKGRGFSWNMTTNFGKQTSQINSVVGNQEIVVISNAGSTNYVLRAGEKIGQLYGFKMLHNVQERKPDGSYFIPEAQQSGYILASNGYVVNKTTKFPYVTPDKYSFGDPNPKFNMSFINDFTFKNFLTLSFQIDWVNGSHLYNQTKEWMYRDGIHADYAKSFSIDGQPGAWTAFYRGVYAAVQRNGTKDYFYENASFARLRNISVAMDFAKMTKIPAFKRLQLVLSGRNLVTITKYTGMDPEISSGSVNSAWDRGTDHSTMPNFKSYQATLNFGF; this comes from the coding sequence ATGAAAAAAATGCTGCTTGTTAGCCTGCTTCTGGTAGGCTGGTTGGGCGTAGCCTATGCTCAGGAACGTAAAGTTACCGGCAAAGTTACTGCCTCAGAAGACGGTTCTCCACTGCCGGGAGTATCGGTATTACTTAAAGGTACAAGCCAGGGTACGACCACCAACGGAGAAGGAAGTTATGCGCTTTCGATTCCTTCCGGAGGAGGAACCCTGATCTTCAGTTTTGTCGGGATGGCGTCACAGGAAGTCGCTGTCGGTACCCTGACAACGGTTGATATTAAAATGCAATCGGATACGAAGCTTCTCTCCGAAGTGGTTGTGACAGGGTCAGGTATTGCCACCAATAAAGCTAAGTTGGGGATTTCGGTGGAAAGTGTATCCGCCAAAACTTTTTCGCCTACGCCTACCGGTTCAGTGGACCAGGCGTTGATCGGACGGATTCCGGGCGCACAAATAACAAGTGGTGACGGTACGCCGGGTGCTCAGGTGAATATCCTGTTGCGGGGTATTAACTCCGTAAACCGGGGAACCACTCCCATGATCTTGATTGATGGAGTACAAATGGCCGCTACTGACCTTAACGCCATCGATTTGAACTCCATTGAGCGTGTAGAAGTGGTACAGGGAGCGGCTTCTGCCTCTATTTATGGGGCGCAGGGAGCCAACGGTGTAATTCAATTGTTTACCAAAAAAGGCAAGAACGGTGCATTGGCTATTGACTTTTCGACCGGTATCACCAACAACACCTACCTCAACGTTGGCGGAGTGGCGAAGTCGCAGTTTCATGGCTATAATACAGATGCAGGCAATAATGTCATCGGGTCGTCAGGCAAACCTATTTTTATTGATCCCGAAACTGGCGCTTACAACGAAAACCTGATTTGGAACAGTACCGATCCAACCAACAAAACGGATAAGCCCTACAACGCAAACCTCAAGTACCACGACCATTTTGCGGAGTTTTTTGTTCCTTCCAATACGTATAACAACAGCGTTTCTATCTCCGGGGGGAAAGAAAAATTTGATTTCAGCGTTTCGGCCTCCAATAACCACCAAAATGCCAATTTTATTAACAACGGTTACAATGACAGAAGTAATCTCACTTCCAACATCGGGGTTGAATTGCTGAAAGGGCTGAAATTTCGTTCCACCACCCAATTGGTTTATACCAAAAATACTGTTAACGGTAATCAGGGACTTGTTTATCCGATTTTTAACAGCCGTGCTTTTGCGGATTACAATGCCACCACTCCCGATGGCAGTCCGGTCGTTTATTTAGGGGATGCCGTGGGGGTAAACGGTAATAACCCGGTATATACTCAACACTATCAGAAACAAAATGATGTAAAAGTAGACATCGTACAAAATTTCAATCTGAACTACAATCTGAACAAATTTGTGGAATTGGATGCCAAATACGGCCTTAACCACCGTAAAGAAGATTTCAAGCGCATTGTTCAGAACCAATCCGAAAACCTGAACTCAAATGCTACCGAGCACTGGGTAGGCAGTGATATTTCACCCGACAATACCGGGGGAATTGACCGGTATACCTACGGAACTACGTTCCAAAACTTCCTGGCAACGGCTTTCATCCGTACCGATTTTAAAGAAGATTTTCACTTAAATATTCCTATTCGTACGTCTACACAGGTATCGTTTGATTACCGTAACAACAAATACTCGGTGTACAGCGCGGCCGCGGCTCAGTTGCCTACCTATACGCCTTTTACCAGTACACAGGGAAGTTCCTTTAAGGTGACCAACGATTACGTAGAGCCTTTCATTACCTATGGTTATCTGGTCAATCAACGCATTGAATTGGGAGATGTTTTAGGGGTGACCGGAGGTTTTCGCAGCGATTATTCTTCGGCCTTTGGGGGTGGTTCCAAACCCTTTACCTTCCCGCGGGGTGATGCTTATGTACGCCTGTCAGAAATAAACTTTTGGAAAAACAGTGCCATTGCCAACGCCATTCCTGAATTCAAACTGAGAGCGGCTTACGGGGCGGCGGGGATTCAGCCTAAGCCGTTTGACCGCTATGTAACCTTAAGCACCAAAGTTTTGGGGAATAGCAATGCTTTCTATTTTGACCCCAATCAAAACAATCCCGGATTAAACGTAGAAGTGTCGAAAGAACTTGAAATCGGGACGGATATGACATTCAATCCGGGCAGGAACGGTGACTGGCTCAACGATGTTCGCCTGTCCGGTACGTATTGGAAACGTACTACCGATAACGCTATTTGGAACGTAGATGCGGCCCCTTCTTCCGGATCGGGTACCCTCAAAACCAACGCCTTCTCACTGGGTTCACACGGTATTCAGGCCGGTTTGAATCTGAGTGTGTATAAAGGAAGAGGTTTTTCATGGAACATGACGACCAACTTCGGTAAGCAAACTTCGCAGATCAACTCGGTGGTAGGAAATCAGGAAATTGTCGTGATCTCAAACGCCGGAAGTACCAACTACGTGCTGAGAGCGGGTGAGAAAATCGGACAGTTGTACGGATTCAAAATGTTGCATAATGTACAGGAGAGAAAACCCGACGGTTCTTACTTTATTCCGGAAGCACAGCAGAGCGGTTATATCCTGGCCAGCAATGGGTATGTAGTCAACAAAACCACTAAATTCCCGTATGTTACGCCCGATAAATACAGCTTCGGAGATCCGAACCCTAAGTTCAATATGTCGTTTATCAATGATTTTACGTTCAAAAACTTCCTGACACTTTCATTCCAGATTGACTGGGTAAACGGTAGTCACCTGTATAATCAGACCAAAGAGTGGATGTACCGCGACGGTATTCATGCCGACTATGCCAAATCATTTTCGATTGACGGTCAGCCCGGTGCCTGGACGGCCTTTTACAGAGGGGTATATGCGGCGGTACAACGCAACGGTACCAAAGATTATTTCTATGAAAATGCTTCCTTTGCCCGCCTGAGAAATATTTCTGTAGCGATGGATTTTGCGAAAATGACCAAGATTCCTGCGTTTAAAAGACTTCAGTTAGTGCTTTCAGGACGTAATTTGGTGACCATCACGAAATACACAGGAATGGATCCTGAAATCAGTTCAGGTTCTGTGAATTCGGCTTGGGACAGAGGTACTGACCACAGTACAATGCCCAACTTCAAGTCATACCAGGCTACACTTAATTTCGGATTTTAA
- a CDS encoding RagB/SusD family nutrient uptake outer membrane protein yields the protein MKKTQLFLLILVLGVSFSCKDQLDVKNPNSPTTGSANSETGLISLAQGGVYVNGFTTLKYGGFTGTFWGDPFSYHEIMGDVVGVEAANQRINEIGCPNYVILDDGTKVTNPNSPALQADMIRQVNINSNASDNPLYYEWAFMYALNTACNNVLALVDGTSFTGDANTKKNTLKAWAYWWKGYAYSRIGSIYFAGIINNEPSGTNGKYVTKEDIIKESNANFDKAASILGGLTANADYKAVVGKLIPDFFQVGKGGLIDPGMWVRNINTMKARNILVNTTSKTMSAAQWTSIIDLTTNGIKASDYVFTGRNNATSDFFSISQTPAGNSVGPTAGYKISERLVQDFKPGDKRLDNNFVKRKNAWIGNNDRGNVFNTGWDLIDGGAGMSGVVSLGSRAVGGYELYMAGTYEENELTKAEALINSGKIEDGLKIIDAIRTLQGAGIAAVAGKSLTQAQAQEELRRERRVVLPFRGLAFYDARRWGVIDDISKGGGRTNCVVLDKVGKVNTKATINYNYLDYWDVPDNELAYNKPEAGSAPIKNPK from the coding sequence ATGAAAAAGACACAATTATTTTTATTGATATTGGTACTGGGAGTGAGTTTTTCGTGCAAAGACCAATTGGATGTCAAAAATCCTAACTCACCTACCACCGGCAGCGCCAACTCTGAAACGGGATTGATTTCGTTGGCGCAGGGTGGTGTATATGTCAATGGTTTTACAACGCTGAAATACGGCGGATTTACGGGTACTTTTTGGGGAGATCCTTTTTCCTATCATGAGATCATGGGCGATGTGGTCGGCGTAGAAGCGGCCAACCAGCGTATCAACGAAATCGGTTGCCCTAACTACGTGATACTGGATGACGGCACGAAGGTAACCAACCCTAACTCTCCTGCTTTGCAGGCGGATATGATCCGTCAGGTAAACATCAACAGTAATGCAAGCGATAACCCGCTTTATTACGAATGGGCGTTTATGTATGCCCTGAATACCGCCTGCAACAACGTTTTGGCGTTGGTCGACGGTACTTCCTTTACAGGAGATGCCAATACTAAGAAAAACACGCTGAAAGCGTGGGCGTATTGGTGGAAAGGGTATGCTTACTCCAGAATCGGGTCCATCTATTTCGCCGGGATCATCAATAATGAGCCCAGCGGGACCAATGGTAAGTACGTTACGAAAGAAGATATCATCAAAGAATCCAACGCCAACTTTGACAAAGCGGCGAGTATTTTGGGTGGCCTTACTGCCAATGCCGATTACAAAGCGGTCGTGGGTAAATTGATTCCCGATTTCTTTCAGGTAGGCAAAGGCGGTTTAATTGATCCGGGTATGTGGGTTAGAAATATCAATACCATGAAAGCCCGTAATATTCTGGTAAATACTACTTCCAAAACCATGTCGGCTGCTCAGTGGACTTCCATTATTGACTTGACCACTAACGGAATCAAAGCCTCTGACTATGTCTTTACGGGACGTAATAACGCCACCAGTGATTTTTTCAGTATTTCCCAAACTCCCGCCGGTAATTCCGTAGGTCCTACTGCTGGTTATAAGATCAGCGAACGCCTGGTGCAGGATTTTAAACCGGGGGATAAACGCCTGGACAACAACTTCGTAAAACGCAAAAACGCGTGGATCGGAAACAATGACCGCGGTAATGTCTTCAATACCGGTTGGGATTTGATTGACGGCGGTGCCGGTATGTCGGGCGTTGTTTCCCTGGGAAGCAGAGCGGTAGGCGGTTACGAACTTTACATGGCCGGTACCTACGAAGAAAATGAATTGACAAAAGCTGAGGCTTTGATCAACTCCGGTAAAATCGAAGACGGCCTTAAAATCATTGATGCCATCCGTACGCTGCAAGGGGCCGGAATCGCCGCCGTGGCCGGAAAGAGCCTCACTCAGGCTCAGGCTCAGGAAGAACTTCGCCGGGAGCGCCGTGTGGTATTGCCGTTCAGAGGCCTGGCTTTCTACGATGCCCGTCGTTGGGGAGTGATTGATGATATTTCCAAAGGAGGCGGAAGAACCAACTGTGTTGTATTAGACAAAGTTGGGAAAGTAAATACAAAGGCTACCATCAATTATAACTACCTCGATTACTGGGATGTACCTGATAATGAACTGGCCTATAATAAGCCTGAAGCAGGCAGTGCGCCCATTAAAAACCCTAAATAG